CCGCACCTCATCGCCCTCGGAGACCAGCCATTGAGTGATCTCCGCCTCGGTCAGGCCTTCGCCGGGATCGGGCAGCTTGAACTGGAACATCTGATCGTCCTTATCAGTAACCCATGGATTGATCGACGGCAGCCAGCACGCGATCGAGATTCGGCAGCCAGTCGGCCTCCAGCTTGCTGGGCGGATACGGCGTGTCGTAGCCGGTCACGCGCAGTACCGGGGATTCCATGACATAGAAGAGTTGCTCCTGCAGCCGGGCCGCGAGTTCCGCGCCGGGCCCGTAGTTACGCTGCGCCTCATGGACGACGATCGCTCGCGAGGTGTGCTCGACGCTGCGTGCAATGGTCTCGAAGTCGAGCGGCTGCAGGCTGCGCACATCGACCACCTCGACGCTGCGCCCTTCCTTCTCGGCGGCGGCCGCCGCATCCAGGCAGGTGCGCACCATCGGACCCCAGCAGATCAACGTGACATCTGTGCCGGCCCGCGCCACCGACGCCTCGTGCAGACCCAGTGCGGGGGCATCCAGCTGCACGACACCCTTCTCGTGGTAGCGGCGCTTCGGCTCGAGGAAGATAACCGGATCGGGCGAGGCGATGGCCTGCTGGATCATCCAGTAGCCGTCGTTGGGGTTCGATGGGGTGACCACCGTCAGTCCGGGGGTGTGCGCGAAGTACGCCTCGACCGATTCGGAGTGGTTCTCGATGCTGCCGATGCCGCCGCCGTAGGGGAACCGGACGACGACCGGCAGCTGCACGCGTCCGTGTGAGCGGAAGCGCATCTTCGCCAGCTGCTGGGTGATCTGGTCGAAGCCGGGAAAGACGAATCCGTCGAACTGCAACTCGACGACCGGACGATAGCCGCGCTGCGCCATGCCGATCGCGGTGCCGATCAGGCCGGCCTCGGCCAGCGGCGAATCCAGCACCCGGTCGGGCCCGAACTGTGCCTGCAGCTTCTCTGTGACTCGGAAGACTCCACCGAGCGATCCGATGTCCTCGCCGTAGAGCAGCACCTTGTCGTCGGCACTCAGGGCAGCGCGCAGGCCCGCATTCAGCGCTTTGGCCAGCGTCAGGGTCTTGGTCGTCTGGTTCGTTTCGGCTGGGGATTGCACGACACTCACCGGGCAGCCGCCTCGCTCACGATCTGAGCGCGCTGGGCCACCAGGTCGGCGGTGGGACGGGCGTACACCCGATCGAAGATGTCTTCGAGCTTGGGGTCGTGGACCTTGTGGACCGCCTCGCGCACCTGTTCGCCGAAGGCCTCCGCCTCCTGATCCAGGCGGGCCTGCCGGCCATCGTCCCAGACGCCTTCGGCGCGGAGCCAGGTCTCGGCACGGGTCAGCGGGTCGCGGGACTGCCATTGGATGGTCTCGTCCTTGTCGCGGTACTTCGTGGGGTCGTCGCTGGTGGTGTGGGCGCCCATCCGATAGGTGTAGGCCTCAATGAAGCTCGGGCCCTGCCCTGCCCTGGCCCGCTCCAGCGCCCAGGTCGTGGCTGCGTGGACGGCGAGGACGTCATTGCCGTCGACTCGCACGCTCGGGATGCCGAATCCCCAGGCTCGCTGGTAGAGCGGGACAGGTGACTGCCGCTCGACGGGCTCGCTGATCGCCCATTGGTTGTTGACGCACAAGAAGACGGCGGGCGCCTGGTAGGCGGCGGCGAAGATGTAGGCCTCGTTGACGTCGCCTTCGCTGATGGCGCCGTCGCCGTGGATAATCAGGCTGACGCCGTCGTCGGCCTGCGGATCGGCCTGGCGGTCACGGGCCTGGCCCATCGCGTAGCCGACACCGTGCAGCGTATGGCCGCCGATCACCATGTTGAGGTGATGGAAGCGCACCTGCTCGGCATCCCAGTCGCCGGATTCCTGCCCGGTGAAGATGCCCAGCAGGCGCTCGATCGGCAGCCCCATCAGCATCGCCAGGCCGTGTTCCCGATGACTGGGAAAGACGTGGTCGAAGCGGCCGAGTGCGGCGTGGACACCGACCTGAATGGCTTCCTGGCCGAGTAGGGGTGCCCACAAGCTGAGCTGGCCCTTGCGCTGCAGTGCGGTGCTCTCGGTATCGAAACGCCTGATCAGCACCATGTCTCGAAGCATCCGGGCGGCCTGGGCCGCAGTCAGCGCCGGCACGAAATCGGGGTCTTGGACGAGGGTTCCGTCCTCACCGAGCAGCTGCACCGTGGGCACCTCGACTGGCTGCGCGGGCTGGAAGCGTCCCGGCGTGGCAGTGAGTTGACCGGTTAGCCCTCCGACAGACATCGCAGCGTTCACCATGGCCTCCTGGCGTCGTCCATTTCGTCGCAACCTACTGAACCGTAGGTTTGTCGCCAGTTACAGGTTACCCAACCGTAGGTTTCTTCGGGAATCCTCAGCCGTACTGAACTGGGCCGCGCCTTTTGTGCGGTTTCTACAACGAATGGGGAGCCAGGGTCACTCGCCCAAGGTGGCGACCATCACCGCCTTGATGGTGTGCATCCGGTTGCCGGCCTCGTCGAAGATGATGTCGGCGTTGGCCTCGAAGACCTCATCGGTGATCTCCAGGGCATCCATGCCGGTCATCTCGTAGACCTGGCGTCCCACCGAGGTGCCGAGATCGTGGAATGCCGGCAGGCAGTGCATCACCTTGACGTCACGGTTGCCGGTCAGCTTCAGCAGGGCCGCGTTGACCTGGTAGTCACGCAGCGCTGCGATGCGCGAGGCCCAGACGTCCTTGGGCTCTCCCATCGAGACCCAGACGTCGGTGCAGATGATGTCGGCCCCCTTCACGCCGGCCGCGACGTCGTCGGTGATGGTGATCTGCGCACCGGAGTCGGCAGCCAACCGCAGCGCCTCGCCGACCACGGCCTCCCCCGGCTGGAATGCCTCGGGGGCGACGATGCGCACGTCCGAGCCCATCAGCGCGCTGGAGACCAGGATCGAGTTACCCATGTTGTAGCGGGCATCGCCGACATAGGCGATCGAGACCTGGTCGAGATCGCGTCCGAGATATTCGCGGATCGTCAACTGGTCGGCCAGCATCTGGGTGGGATGCCACTCGTTGGTCAATCCGTTCCAGACCGGCACGCCCGCGTAGCGGGCCAGAGTCTCGACGCGTTCCTGCTCGAAACCGCGGTACTCGATGCCGTCGTACATCTTGCCCAGCACTCGGGCGGTGTCGGCCACCGACTCCTTATGACCCAGCTGCGAACCGGACGGATCGAGATAGGTGCAGTGCGCACCCTGGTCATGCGCGGCCACCTCGAACGCACAGCGCGTCCGGGTCGAGGTCTTCTCGAAGATCAGCACGATATTGCGTCCGACGAGCCGCTGAGGTTCGCGCCGCTCACGTTTGGCCTGCTTGAGCTCGGCAGACAGGTCGAGCAGATAGGCCCACTCGTCGCGGGTGAAGTCGAGTTCGGCGAGGAAATGACGCGCATGCAAGTCCGGCATGCCGGAAAGCCTAATGCCTGGCCAATCGAAGCAGCGCTGACTGCCGCCATCGGCACCGTCGGCGGGACCCACGGTTAGGCTGGATGCATGACGCTGTATCTGGTGGGTGGAGGTCCTTCGCAAGCGCTCGCGCCGGTACTCGACGCTTTCGTCGAGGAGGTTCGTGCCCGCGGCAAGAGGGTCGCCATTGCGCTGCTCGGTTCGGCCGAGGAGTCCGCAGCGGTCCTCGACGCCTATGCCGATCCCATTACCTCGCGTTTTCCCGGCGCGCTGATCGAGCCGATCTGGCTGACCGACGAGGACGAGGGCCCGATCGAATGGCCGGCCGACCCGGAGAATCTGGCCGGCCTGGTGGTGGGCGGCGGCTGGACGCCCGGCTATCTTGAGGCGCTGACCGGTTGGCGCGAGATGATCTCGACCCTGCTGCGCCGCGGCGTCCCCTATTTGGGCTGGTCGGCAGGCGCCATGGTGGTCGGCCGGCACGCCATCGTGGGTGGCTGGCAACACCGCGGACGGCAGGTCGTGCCCGAGATCGTCGGCGAGGGGTCGACCGAACTCGATATCCGTGATGGCCTGGCGCTGATCGGACCGAGCATCGAGACCCACGCCGACACCCAGTACCTGCTCGGCCGCGCGCTCGCCGCCTTGCAGACCGGACCGATGCGTTCGATCGCCGCGATCGACGAGGAGACCGCTTTGGTGGTCGACGTCACGTCCGGACGCAGCAAGGTTCTGGGACGCGGCCGGGTCACCTGGGTGAGCGCTGATGGCGACCGATTCGTCGTCCGCTTCGAGCCGCGCGATTCCCAGCCCGCGGACGAGTCCTGAGACCCTCGAACCCGCCACAGCGGAAGTAATTGAATGTGGCAGTCTATGAGTATGCATATCCTTGTGGTTGATGACGATCAGGCTGTTCGCGACTCCCTGGCTCGTTCGCTGCAATACGGCAGCGGCTACGAGGTCAGCACCGCCGAGGACGGCCTGGAGGCTCTCGCCAAGCTCTCGTCCACCCGCCCCGATGCTGTCGTGATGGACGTCATGATGCCCCGGCTCGACGGCCTGGAAACCACCCGAATGCTGCGCCAATCCGGCAACGATGTGCCGATCCTCATCCTGACGGCCCGCGACGCCGTCGGGGACCGGGTCGACGGCCTGGATGCCGGGGCCGACGACTACATGGTCAAGCCCTTCTCCCTCGAAGAGCTCACCGCCAGAATCCGGGCGCTGACCCGGCGCTCGCGTCCCGAATCGGATGCCACCCCCGAGACTCTGGTTTTCGATGATCTGCGGATGGACACCTCCTCACGCGAGGTGACCCGGCGAGGACGACGGATCAGCCTGACCCGTACCGAGTTCGCCCTGCTGCAGACCTTCATGGAGCATCCGCGCCATGTGCTGGAGCGCAGTTGGTTGCTCAATGAGGTCTGGGGCTTCGACTTCCCGACGACGGCGAACTCGCTCGAGGTCTACATCGGATACCTCCGCCGGAAGACCGAGCAGGAAGGTGAGCCCCGCCTGATTCACACCGTGCGCGGGGTCGGCTATGTCCTGCGCGAAACTGCCCCGTGATCCGCCGGCTCCACGATCTGCTGCGGCACCAGGAGCGCAACTCGCTGCAGATGCGGCTGGCCTATCTCACCGCCATCGGCGTTGCCCTGTCCGCCTTCTGCATCGGCATGGCCACCTACTTCACTGCGCGCAGCTCGATGTACAGCCAGCTCGACCAGGAACTCCTCGAGGTAGCCAGCTACGCGTCCGGGCCGATCAGCACCGATGTCGAGGGCCTCGGCGGAGTGAACGCGTCCGCCTTGCAGGCCACGAACATCACCATTCTGCTGGTGCGCGCCGACGGGGCAGTGACGCGCGTGCAGGGCATGAGCGACAACATCGACCCGGGCTATGAGGAAATCGCGATCGCCCGAACCCAGCTGGGCAGTTCGACGCGTTCGGTCGTCGGCACCGACGAGATGCCCTATCGCGTGGTGGCAGTGCCGTTGAGTACCGAATCCGGACGCTACGCGATCGTGCTGGCACGTCCGCTCGAGCCCACCTTGGCCACCTTGCGCGACGTCGGGACGCTGGTCGCGATCGCCGGGGCGTCGCTGGTCGTGCTCAGCGCGGTGATGGGCTATATCACCGGACGCCGGTTGATGGCCCCGCTGCGCGAGTTGTCCGGAGCCGTCACCCGGGTCTCCGAGACCGATGAACTGGCCCCACTCAGCCTGGTCGGCAGGACCGGCATCTACACCGCAGATGAGATCGGCGATCTGTCCCGCAGCTTCGACACCATGATGCACTCGCTGGCGAGTTCTCGTGACCGGCAGCGCAGACTCATCGCCGACGCCGGGCACGAGTTGCGCACACCGCTGACCTCGATGCGCACCAACATCGAATTGCTGGTTGCGGACGAGAAGTCCGGCATGCTGCCGGCCGGCGCGCGCGCCGAAATCCTGACTGATGTCGCGGCTCAGCTCGGTGAGTTCACCTCGCTGGTCGGTGACCTGGTGCAGCTGAGCCGCGACGACATGGTGACGCCGAGCCCCGAGCCGCTCGACTTCGCAGATGTGGTGGCCTCAGCGGTGGAACGAGCCAAACGCCGCGGACCGAACCTGAACTTCGACGTCACCTTGGAGCCCCATTTCATCGTCGGCGAGCCCGACACCTTGGAACGCGCGGTGACCAACCTGCTCGACAATGCCGTGAAATTCTCCCCCGAAAACGGCACCGTGCACATCCGGATGGCTGGTGACGAGCTCACGATCTGGGACGAAGGCCCCGGCATCGCTCCCGAAGACCTGCCGAAGATCTTCGACCGTTTCTTCCGCTCCAACAAAGCACGCAACACGCCGGGCACCGGACTGGGCCTGTCGATCGTCGCGCACACCATCAACGCGCACGGCGGTACGGTCACCGCCGACAATCAGGAAGGGGCCGGCGCCAAGTTCATCGTTGTGCTGCCTGCTGCTCCCCCGGAGAAACTGGCCGAGTACGAGGATTAGGGCCGCCCGCTGGGGCCAACGGTCCGGCTTGCACAGCCCTGGGGACAACCCGCGAGAGTTTTCCACAGATGGATCCACACGCTGGGGAAAACTACATCGATGTAACTACTGCTGTGTGGTCAGTCCCGGCCGCGCACCCCGCCTGAATACGTCGTGGATCCGGGCCGCAGCTCAGTAACCCAGCGAGCGCGCGATGTCTCGCAGATGGATCGCTCCGGTCGTCAGGGCGTCGCGCTCGGCCATCGAGATGTAGGGCAGCAGCCGGCGTCCGGCACCCTCACGTCCGACGATGGTAGGCACCGACATGCAGACGTCGCTGATGCCCTCCCAGCCGTCCAGCAGGGTGGAGATCGTCAGCACCCGCTGCTCGTCATTGAGCACTGCGGCGATGATCCGCGATACCGCCAGGCCCACCGCATAGTTGGTGACGCCCTTGCCCTCGATGATCTTGTAGGCCGACTCCATGACCTCGTGGCCGATGCGCGCACACAGGTCCGCGTCGAACGGGACGCCACTCTTCGTGGTTCCCCACCTGCTCAGCGGCATATTCCCGATAACGGCCGAGGCCCACAGCGGCACTTCGGAATCGCCGTGCTCGCCGGCGACATAGGCGTGAATGTTCTGTACGGCGGTGCCGGTCTCCAGCGAGACCAGATAGCGCAGCCGGGAGGTGTCGAGCACCGTGCCGGAACCGAACATCTGGGTCGGCGACAGTCCCGAGATCTTCAAGGACGTATAGGTGACCACGTCGACCGGATTCGCCACCAGGATGTAGACGGCGTGCGGGGCGACCGCGAGCAGACCGGGCAGGATCTTCTCCATGATCGAGACGGTCGTTCCGGCCAGATCCAGGCGCGACTGTCCGGGCTTCTGCTTGGCGCCGGCGGTGATGACCACCACATCGGCATCCCGGCAGATCTCGACATCGTCCGAGCCGGCAACCGATGCCGCCGGGGTGAACTGGATGCCGTGCGCGATGTCGAGCGCCTCGGCCTCCACACGCTGCTTGTTGATGTCCTGCAGGACGACCTCGCGCGCGACCCCGCGGATCACGCAGGCGTAGGCGAGGGTCGAGCCGACGGCGCCCGCCCCGATAATCGCGACCTTGGTTGGACGGCTGTCGCGACGAGCCGGGTAGAGGGATTCGGGCACGTTGGTGGGAGTGGCTTCACTCATCAAGGTTTCTCCTGTCAGAGATGTCATGTCGGATGGCGAACTCCTGCCATTATCGCGTGCCTGCCCGCCGGTTGTCCCGGGTTCTATACGAGGATTTGCTCCAGTTCCCCGGATTCGAACCAGCGGGTCCGTATCCAACTCGTCGGGCCGCATACTTGACTACTGTGAGCTGTGTGCGGACGATGACCTGCCGCTGCCGCCAGCCGGAGCAAGGAGGCTGCTGATGCAAACCGACCGCGAAGCGATCGAAGAGAACTACCGGAGCCAGTTGCACGCCCTGGTGGACAAGAACTTCACCACCCTCGACGGCCTACTGACCGCGGGTTTCACCCGCACCCACATCAACGGGCACACCCAGACCAAGCAGGAGTGGATCAACCAGCTCAAGCATGACCAGCTCGTCTACCACAGCTTCGAATTCCACGACACCAAGATCAAGATCGACGGCACCACCGCCACCCTGGTCGGCAAGGTCACCTCGGATGCCACGCTCTACGGCGAGCACCGGGTTTGGCAACTGCACATCCGCCAAACCTTCTTGAAGTCCGGCGGACGTTGGCAGGCGAGCCGCTCGATCGTCACCCAGTGGTGAGCCGATCAGGAGACGTCCTCGTCCTCTTCGGGAGCCTTCAGCTTCGACGGAGCATCGACATAGTCCCCGATGATGCCGACGGCTGACTTCGGCCACGACAGGTAGCGGACGCCCATGTTGAGCATCGCCGAGATGCGGTTGCGTCCACCCAGCAGCGTCGCGATGTGCACCAGCACCCACATCAGCCAGGCCGGGAAGCCGGTGAACTTGGTGCCGTTGGGCAGTTGCACGACCGCAGCATTACGTCCGATCGTCGCCATCGTGCCCTTGTCGTGGTACACGAAAGTCTCCTGCGCCCCACCGTCCTGCGCCGCAAGGATGTTGTGGGCGACGAGCTTGCCCTGCTGAATGGCTGGCTGCGCCAACTGCGGCTGCGGCTCGGACTCGCACAGGCAGGCATCTCCGGCCGCATAGACGTCCTCGAAGCCCACGACCTGCTGGTCGGGCTCGACAAGGATGCGTCCGCCACGGCCCTGCGGCAGACCCCAGTCCTTCACCACCGAATGCGCACCGACGCCGCTGGCCCAGATGACGATGTCACAGGCGAGTTGTGAACCATCCGCGAAGTCGACGTGATCGGGGAAGACCTCCTTGACCGCGGTGTTCAGGCGCACGTCCACACCCAGGCGCGCCAGGGCCCGCTTGGTGTAGCGCTGCAGCCGCCGGTCGAACGGGCCCAGCAGCCGGTCGGTCATCTCCACGAGCACGACATGGAAGTTGTCGACGCCGATCTCGGGGTAGAGCACCGGCAAGCCCTGGGTCTTCATCTCGGCCAGCGCCCCGGCGGTCTCGACCCCGGTGGGTCCGCCACCGACGACGATCGCACAGAAGCGCTTGTCCGGGTTGCGCTCGGCGGCCATCAACTCAAGGCCGGAGAAGATGATGTCGCGCACCTCGAGTGCCTGCCGGCGGGTGTAGATCCGGCGGGTGTACTCCTCCGCCCCGGGGATACCGAAGAAATTGGCGCCCACGCCCGGGGAGACGATCAGTTTGTCGTAGCCAATCGGCTGGCCGCGGCTCACGATGACCTGCTTCTTCTCGAAATCGATGCCGGTCACGGTCGCCCGGCGGAAGCTCGCGAGGTGGCTGCGATCGTTGGACGCCCAGCGGCGCAGCGAATATGTGACATCACCGGGGTTCAGTGCGCCGGTGGCCACCTGGTAGAGCAACGGCTGGAATGTCGTGTACGCATGCCGGTCGATGATCATCACCTCGCGGCCTGCCTTGGTCAGCTCGTGCGCGGCCGTCAGCCCCGCGAATCCTCCACCGATGATCACCACGCGCGATTCGCCCATGGGTCATATTGTCTCTGGCCGGGGTCTGCCTGCTCAAGACTTTCCCGACAATGAGATTGCGTTATTCGCTCGGCCGGTCATCGCGTTTCGGCGCGAGGCGCTCCAAGAATGTCGTTCTGACAAGGTAATTCAGGAGTCAACTCGGGGGCTCAGCCGACCATACAGCTGCCCGGGGTGACCAGTTCGCTGTAAGCCGAAGCCGCATCGAGATAGGCCGACGTCGCGGCATCGGTGAGCACATAGCCGGTCTGGGCGTCCACGGTAGACATCGCGAAAACGGTGCCCGCCACGCGTCCGTCCGCAGTGAGCAACGGGCCTCCCGAATTGCCCGGACGCACTACTCCGCGGATGGCGTAGACCTCGCGCGCGACGCCCGGTCCTCCGTACAGGTCAGTGTTGTTCTCGATGATCGTGCCGCGAATGCGGGAGGCACTGAGATGGTAGGGCCCGCCGTACGGGAATCCGGCGACCACGGCGTCGGCACCGGATGACTGGTTGTCGGTGGCCCGGGTCAACGGGGGCGCGCCGAGATCGGCAACATCCAAGATGGCCAGGTCGAGGTCTTCGTCGAACGCGACCACCCGGGCGTCCAGTTGCGGGCCGGTGCCGCCGACCGAGACGGTCACCGCGGAGGCGCCGGCTACCACGTGGGCGTTGGTGACGACGCGCTGGGCCGCGACCACCCAGCCGCTGCCGGCCGAGTCGCTGCGGCAATTCGGGGCGTCCGAATAGACCTGGACGATGCTGGACGCCGCGGCCGCAACGCCGGGACTGTCGAGCGCATCGCTGTCGGGTTCGGGAATCGGCAGGGTCGGTTCGTCACCACCGAAGACCTTCGGCAGTTCGGTGATGAGCAGGTCGGCCGCCTGTCCGGGAAGCCGATCGAACTGCTCCGGAACTGCCTCGTTCAGCACCTGATACGACAGCGAGTTCTCGATTCCGGTACCCAGCGCAGCAGGCGCGAAAGGACGCACTGCCGCCATCACGAACCAGCAGAGAAAGGCGGCCGCAACGGCCGAGGTCAGCCCGCCGAGCACGGCATCGAATCCGTGCGGCTTCTTGCCACGCCGGATTCGGTTCACGATCAGTTGCGCCAGCAGATCTCCGACGATGCTCAATGCCACGACGACACAGACCAGCGTGAGGGTCCGGGCCAGGCGGCTGGCGTCCAGGAGCGGGAAGAATTCGACGAGCCGGGGACCCGCCCAGATGCCGGCCAGCGCGCCGCCGACGATACCGGCCAGGCCCAGCGCTCCGGCCAGCAGCCCGGTGCGGAAACCGGCCACGGCCCGGCCGATGATCGCGATCAGCACCAGCAGATCGATGATGGTCGCCAGTTGCACGTCGCCCCCTCACTCCGGATTCAAGATTGCCCGCTCAAACTGTGCGAGCCAACCCGGGGGAGGGGGACGATGCGTTCAGAGAACTTGAAAGTGAACGATCAGACGGCTTCGGCGCGCTCGTCGAGCGCATCGAGAGCAGCCCGTGACTCCTCGAGAATCATCGATTGCATGACCTCGCGGGCATTGTCCTCGGAGACGCCGATTGCCAGCGCGATCTCGGCCAGCAGCGGCGCCGACGCTTCCTTGAGCAGATCCTTCTCGCCGAGCGAGAGCGAACCACGCTCACGACGGCGTACCAGATCTCGCACGACAGCGGCCAGCTGCAGCGGATCGCCGGTGGCGATCGACGCGCGATTGGCCTTGTAGCGACGCGACCACTGGGGCTCTTCACCGACAGTCGGGCCGCTGAGCACCTCAGCCAGCCGGTCGAGCTCGCGGACGCCCGCGACGTCACGGATGCCGATCTCGTCGGCCTTGCTGACGGGAATGCTGACCATCAGCTTGCTGCTGACGACCTCGAGTTCGGCGTAATCGACCCGTTCACCACGGACCGTGCGGGTCATGACCTTGGCCACCATGGCTGGACCGTGGTGGGGATGAATCACGGTCTGACCAACATGAAACTTCATTGAATTACCCTCGCAACGTTTTCTCGCCGCCAAAACCCGCAAGCCGCAACTCGCAC
The Brooklawnia propionicigenes DNA segment above includes these coding regions:
- a CDS encoding alpha-ketoacid dehydrogenase subunit beta, with the translated sequence MQSPAETNQTTKTLTLAKALNAGLRAALSADDKVLLYGEDIGSLGGVFRVTEKLQAQFGPDRVLDSPLAEAGLIGTAIGMAQRGYRPVVELQFDGFVFPGFDQITQQLAKMRFRSHGRVQLPVVVRFPYGGGIGSIENHSESVEAYFAHTPGLTVVTPSNPNDGYWMIQQAIASPDPVIFLEPKRRYHEKGVVQLDAPALGLHEASVARAGTDVTLICWGPMVRTCLDAAAAAEKEGRSVEVVDVRSLQPLDFETIARSVEHTSRAIVVHEAQRNYGPGAELAARLQEQLFYVMESPVLRVTGYDTPYPPSKLEADWLPNLDRVLAAVDQSMGY
- a CDS encoding nuclear transport factor 2 family protein, with amino-acid sequence MQTDREAIEENYRSQLHALVDKNFTTLDGLLTAGFTRTHINGHTQTKQEWINQLKHDQLVYHSFEFHDTKIKIDGTTATLVGKVTSDATLYGEHRVWQLHIRQTFLKSGGRWQASRSIVTQW
- the argF gene encoding ornithine carbamoyltransferase produces the protein MPDLHARHFLAELDFTRDEWAYLLDLSAELKQAKRERREPQRLVGRNIVLIFEKTSTRTRCAFEVAAHDQGAHCTYLDPSGSQLGHKESVADTARVLGKMYDGIEYRGFEQERVETLARYAGVPVWNGLTNEWHPTQMLADQLTIREYLGRDLDQVSIAYVGDARYNMGNSILVSSALMGSDVRIVAPEAFQPGEAVVGEALRLAADSGAQITITDDVAAGVKGADIICTDVWVSMGEPKDVWASRIAALRDYQVNAALLKLTGNRDVKVMHCLPAFHDLGTSVGRQVYEMTGMDALEITDEVFEANADIIFDEAGNRMHTIKAVMVATLGE
- a CDS encoding L-lactate dehydrogenase, encoding MSEATPTNVPESLYPARRDSRPTKVAIIGAGAVGSTLAYACVIRGVAREVVLQDINKQRVEAEALDIAHGIQFTPAASVAGSDDVEICRDADVVVITAGAKQKPGQSRLDLAGTTVSIMEKILPGLLAVAPHAVYILVANPVDVVTYTSLKISGLSPTQMFGSGTVLDTSRLRYLVSLETGTAVQNIHAYVAGEHGDSEVPLWASAVIGNMPLSRWGTTKSGVPFDADLCARIGHEVMESAYKIIEGKGVTNYAVGLAVSRIIAAVLNDEQRVLTISTLLDGWEGISDVCMSVPTIVGREGAGRRLLPYISMAERDALTTGAIHLRDIARSLGY
- a CDS encoding MarP family serine protease, yielding MQLATIIDLLVLIAIIGRAVAGFRTGLLAGALGLAGIVGGALAGIWAGPRLVEFFPLLDASRLARTLTLVCVVVALSIVGDLLAQLIVNRIRRGKKPHGFDAVLGGLTSAVAAAFLCWFVMAAVRPFAPAALGTGIENSLSYQVLNEAVPEQFDRLPGQAADLLITELPKVFGGDEPTLPIPEPDSDALDSPGVAAAASSIVQVYSDAPNCRSDSAGSGWVVAAQRVVTNAHVVAGASAVTVSVGGTGPQLDARVVAFDEDLDLAILDVADLGAPPLTRATDNQSSGADAVVAGFPYGGPYHLSASRIRGTIIENNTDLYGGPGVAREVYAIRGVVRPGNSGGPLLTADGRVAGTVFAMSTVDAQTGYVLTDAATSAYLDAASAYSELVTPGSCMVG
- a CDS encoding sensor histidine kinase; amino-acid sequence: MRLAYLTAIGVALSAFCIGMATYFTARSSMYSQLDQELLEVASYASGPISTDVEGLGGVNASALQATNITILLVRADGAVTRVQGMSDNIDPGYEEIAIARTQLGSSTRSVVGTDEMPYRVVAVPLSTESGRYAIVLARPLEPTLATLRDVGTLVAIAGASLVVLSAVMGYITGRRLMAPLRELSGAVTRVSETDELAPLSLVGRTGIYTADEIGDLSRSFDTMMHSLASSRDRQRRLIADAGHELRTPLTSMRTNIELLVADEKSGMLPAGARAEILTDVAAQLGEFTSLVGDLVQLSRDDMVTPSPEPLDFADVVASAVERAKRRGPNLNFDVTLEPHFIVGEPDTLERAVTNLLDNAVKFSPENGTVHIRMAGDELTIWDEGPGIAPEDLPKIFDRFFRSNKARNTPGTGLGLSIVAHTINAHGGTVTADNQEGAGAKFIVVLPAAPPEKLAEYED
- a CDS encoding CarD family transcriptional regulator produces the protein MKFHVGQTVIHPHHGPAMVAKVMTRTVRGERVDYAELEVVSSKLMVSIPVSKADEIGIRDVAGVRELDRLAEVLSGPTVGEEPQWSRRYKANRASIATGDPLQLAAVVRDLVRRRERGSLSLGEKDLLKEASAPLLAEIALAIGVSEDNAREVMQSMILEESRAALDALDERAEAV
- a CDS encoding NAD(P)/FAD-dependent oxidoreductase, yielding MGESRVVIIGGGFAGLTAAHELTKAGREVMIIDRHAYTTFQPLLYQVATGALNPGDVTYSLRRWASNDRSHLASFRRATVTGIDFEKKQVIVSRGQPIGYDKLIVSPGVGANFFGIPGAEEYTRRIYTRRQALEVRDIIFSGLELMAAERNPDKRFCAIVVGGGPTGVETAGALAEMKTQGLPVLYPEIGVDNFHVVLVEMTDRLLGPFDRRLQRYTKRALARLGVDVRLNTAVKEVFPDHVDFADGSQLACDIVIWASGVGAHSVVKDWGLPQGRGGRILVEPDQQVVGFEDVYAAGDACLCESEPQPQLAQPAIQQGKLVAHNILAAQDGGAQETFVYHDKGTMATIGRNAAVVQLPNGTKFTGFPAWLMWVLVHIATLLGGRNRISAMLNMGVRYLSWPKSAVGIIGDYVDAPSKLKAPEEDEDVS
- a CDS encoding thiamine pyrophosphate-dependent dehydrogenase E1 component subunit alpha; this translates as MSVGGLTGQLTATPGRFQPAQPVEVPTVQLLGEDGTLVQDPDFVPALTAAQAARMLRDMVLIRRFDTESTALQRKGQLSLWAPLLGQEAIQVGVHAALGRFDHVFPSHREHGLAMLMGLPIERLLGIFTGQESGDWDAEQVRFHHLNMVIGGHTLHGVGYAMGQARDRQADPQADDGVSLIIHGDGAISEGDVNEAYIFAAAYQAPAVFLCVNNQWAISEPVERQSPVPLYQRAWGFGIPSVRVDGNDVLAVHAATTWALERARAGQGPSFIEAYTYRMGAHTTSDDPTKYRDKDETIQWQSRDPLTRAETWLRAEGVWDDGRQARLDQEAEAFGEQVREAVHKVHDPKLEDIFDRVYARPTADLVAQRAQIVSEAAAR
- a CDS encoding response regulator transcription factor, producing the protein MHILVVDDDQAVRDSLARSLQYGSGYEVSTAEDGLEALAKLSSTRPDAVVMDVMMPRLDGLETTRMLRQSGNDVPILILTARDAVGDRVDGLDAGADDYMVKPFSLEELTARIRALTRRSRPESDATPETLVFDDLRMDTSSREVTRRGRRISLTRTEFALLQTFMEHPRHVLERSWLLNEVWGFDFPTTANSLEVYIGYLRRKTEQEGEPRLIHTVRGVGYVLRETAP
- a CDS encoding Type 1 glutamine amidotransferase-like domain-containing protein produces the protein MTLYLVGGGPSQALAPVLDAFVEEVRARGKRVAIALLGSAEESAAVLDAYADPITSRFPGALIEPIWLTDEDEGPIEWPADPENLAGLVVGGGWTPGYLEALTGWREMISTLLRRGVPYLGWSAGAMVVGRHAIVGGWQHRGRQVVPEIVGEGSTELDIRDGLALIGPSIETHADTQYLLGRALAALQTGPMRSIAAIDEETALVVDVTSGRSKVLGRGRVTWVSADGDRFVVRFEPRDSQPADES